Proteins from a genomic interval of Acetobacterium woodii DSM 1030:
- a CDS encoding DUF2284 domain-containing protein: MKGYDPHTNGGQYLEDISTAYWVSDALFTALEMNLFEVINDFGIQGVTLSELAPKLDANPKALSRYLDLLISLGLIGSYKTIYYNQLITKDYLLKESPLYQGDSILWRKNLATDWSTLKSALKNGGRINFLPDEISEDELNQRRSQYINAMDNVAKLKASDCTRFFNDLSGAILDIGAGSGAMSLAFLARFPDTHATLLDIEQILPYTKKHIDATEFSSRVDYHPGNILEPEWELNQKYQLIILSNIVHAYAETENELVLKTAAKYLADDGIILIHDFFNEHDPLKAHLSDVNMFLNTYNGKVFSGRWVIDTLIHNQLTVSPLIPLETDTALIFAAKSPSVLKHCAITAIEQLIYPIKALGFQEVQEISPTAVVISDFVQHKCRYGCDFFGKKNCDANTLSMADTKNLLAKYTTALLLKGEPPTRDFQQKILAAEKLAFGVGYHKAFALWAGPCALCPNCDPQKPCQNTKDRRPSMEGSGIDVFETIRANGEHLKTLSSENDMIKYYGLLLLA, translated from the coding sequence ATGAAAGGGTATGATCCTCACACCAATGGCGGCCAATATCTTGAAGATATTTCGACCGCTTATTGGGTTTCTGACGCCTTATTCACCGCTTTGGAAATGAATCTTTTTGAAGTTATCAATGATTTTGGTATTCAAGGGGTAACCCTTTCTGAATTAGCCCCCAAATTAGATGCTAATCCCAAAGCCCTATCCCGTTATTTGGATCTGTTAATCAGTCTCGGTTTAATTGGAAGTTATAAGACCATCTATTATAATCAGCTTATTACCAAAGACTATCTGCTAAAAGAAAGTCCGCTTTACCAGGGCGACTCCATTTTATGGCGAAAAAATCTCGCCACCGACTGGTCAACACTTAAATCTGCCCTTAAAAATGGCGGGCGGATCAATTTTCTGCCGGATGAAATCAGTGAAGACGAACTAAATCAGCGTCGTTCCCAGTATATTAACGCTATGGATAACGTAGCTAAACTAAAAGCCAGCGATTGCACTCGCTTTTTTAATGATTTAAGTGGTGCCATTCTTGATATCGGTGCCGGTTCCGGTGCGATGTCCCTGGCTTTTTTAGCACGTTTTCCCGATACCCACGCGACACTGCTGGATATTGAGCAAATTCTGCCCTATACCAAAAAACATATTGATGCCACCGAATTTTCTTCCCGGGTTGACTATCACCCGGGAAATATTCTGGAACCGGAATGGGAACTGAATCAAAAATATCAGCTTATTATTCTTTCCAACATTGTTCATGCCTATGCTGAAACCGAAAATGAACTGGTTTTAAAAACAGCTGCTAAATATCTGGCCGATGACGGCATTATACTCATCCACGATTTTTTCAATGAACACGACCCCCTAAAAGCCCATCTTTCTGATGTAAATATGTTTTTAAACACCTATAACGGCAAAGTTTTTTCAGGTCGCTGGGTCATCGATACGCTAATACATAATCAGCTAACCGTATCACCGCTGATTCCCTTAGAAACCGATACCGCCTTAATTTTTGCCGCCAAATCGCCTTCAGTGCTAAAGCATTGTGCCATCACCGCCATCGAACAGCTAATTTATCCTATTAAAGCTTTGGGGTTTCAGGAGGTTCAGGAAATATCGCCGACTGCTGTCGTGATTTCCGACTTTGTTCAACATAAATGCCGTTACGGTTGCGATTTTTTTGGTAAAAAAAATTGTGATGCCAACACCTTGAGCATGGCTGACACCAAAAATCTACTGGCAAAATATACTACTGCCTTGCTTTTAAAGGGTGAACCGCCAACTCGTGACTTTCAACAAAAAATATTAGCAGCTGAAAAATTAGCTTTTGGCGTCGGCTATCATAAAGCCTTTGCCTTATGGGCCGGGCCCTGTGCCCTGTGTCCCAACTGCGATCCTCAGAAGCCCTGTCAGAACACTAAAGATCGTCGTCCCTCAATGGAAGGTTCGGGCATTGATGTTTTTGAAACCATTCGTGCCAATGGCGAACACCTAAAAACCCTTTCATCTGAAAATGACATGATTAAATATTACGGACTGTTATTATTAGCGTAA
- the cobT gene encoding nicotinate-nucleotide--dimethylbenzimidazole phosphoribosyltransferase, translating to MINTKYTLNQVIEATEPADPKWQQAARDHIEKLAIPPWSLGQLLVIGEQLSGIQRTIRPTVDKKMVITMAGDHGVVAEGVSAFPQEVTPQMVENFVKGGAGINILAKVAGAEVIVVDMGVAVDMPELVNNGAIIDCKIDYGTKNFYKEPAMTREQAIAALEAGINVAAKVIEEQGVNLLATGDMGIGNTTPSAAILAVMAEYPVSSVTGRGTGIDNTALLKKIKVIRESINYHQPDKSDPIDVLAKVGGFEIAGIAGVILGASYLKVPVLVDGFISTAGALIAKALCPQSLDYMIPSHQSEEPGHQLMWQALGLRPLLNLNFRLGEGTGAAVAMHLVESSARIMNDMLTFEDAGVTNGHERV from the coding sequence ATGATAAATACCAAATATACCCTTAACCAAGTCATCGAAGCAACCGAACCGGCTGATCCTAAATGGCAACAGGCGGCTCGCGATCACATCGAAAAATTAGCAATCCCGCCATGGAGTTTGGGCCAACTGCTCGTTATCGGTGAACAATTATCTGGCATCCAACGAACCATTCGTCCCACCGTTGATAAAAAAATGGTTATTACCATGGCCGGAGACCATGGCGTGGTTGCCGAAGGCGTTTCCGCTTTTCCCCAGGAAGTCACGCCGCAAATGGTCGAAAATTTTGTTAAAGGCGGGGCCGGCATCAACATTTTAGCTAAAGTTGCCGGTGCCGAAGTCATTGTTGTGGATATGGGCGTTGCCGTTGACATGCCTGAACTGGTTAACAACGGCGCAATCATTGATTGCAAAATTGACTATGGCACAAAAAACTTTTACAAAGAACCCGCAATGACTCGTGAGCAAGCCATTGCCGCCCTCGAGGCTGGTATCAACGTCGCTGCTAAAGTCATTGAAGAACAAGGGGTCAACCTTTTGGCAACCGGCGATATGGGGATCGGAAATACCACCCCCAGTGCTGCTATTTTAGCAGTTATGGCTGAATACCCGGTATCTTCGGTCACTGGTCGTGGCACCGGTATTGATAATACCGCCTTACTCAAAAAAATCAAGGTGATTCGGGAATCGATCAATTATCATCAACCCGATAAAAGTGACCCCATCGATGTCCTCGCTAAAGTTGGCGGTTTTGAAATTGCCGGTATTGCCGGAGTTATCCTGGGTGCTTCCTATCTCAAGGTACCGGTTTTAGTTGACGGTTTTATTTCCACCGCCGGGGCCTTAATTGCCAAAGCGCTTTGTCCGCAGTCACTGGATTATATGATCCCCTCTCATCAGTCTGAAGAACCGGGTCATCAGCTGATGTGGCAAGCGTTAGGGTTACGGCCGCTGCTTAACCTGAATTTCAGACTGGGCGAAGGTACCGGTGCCGCCGTTGCGATGCATTTAGTGGAATCGTCCGCGCGCATCATGAACGATATGTTAACCTTTGAAGATGCAGGAGTCACCAATGGTCATGAAAGGGTATGA
- the bzaB gene encoding B12 lower ligand biosynthesis ThiC-like protein BzaB: MTQMIKARAGKITEEMEMVALNEGFTPEFIRAGVACGKIVIPKNKFRKRSKICGIGGGLDVKVNGLMGTSGDRDDMEMEVKKLKIIEEAGAHGFMDLSMGEDIDTMRTLSLTNSNIAAGCVPVYQAAKEAAEKRGLMVNMTSDDLFEVIEKQCQAGMDFMAVHSALNMDLLKILKKTGRVADVVSRGGSLLTGWMFHNDKENPLYAEFDRLLEILKATDTVLSIGDAIRPGANADSLDQAHLRGLMVAGELTKRALEAGVQVMVEGPGHVPLNHIPTAMLLQKRLCFEVPYYILGFLATDVAPGYDNISGSIGGAFAGMHGADFLCYLTPAEHLGLPNEEDVRIGVETTRIAANAANVLKRGGFAWNRDLAMSKARVARNQEDQVKNAINQANLVAAFAAQKPSHGCSVCQDSKCPADVAAEFFGLS, from the coding sequence ATGACCCAAATGATAAAAGCCCGTGCGGGAAAAATTACCGAAGAAATGGAAATGGTGGCTCTCAATGAAGGGTTCACGCCTGAATTCATCCGAGCCGGAGTTGCCTGTGGAAAAATTGTTATTCCCAAAAACAAATTCCGAAAACGTTCTAAAATATGTGGGATTGGCGGCGGCCTGGATGTTAAAGTTAATGGTTTAATGGGCACCTCCGGCGATCGTGATGATATGGAAATGGAAGTCAAAAAACTAAAGATCATTGAAGAAGCTGGTGCTCACGGCTTTATGGATCTCAGTATGGGTGAAGACATTGATACCATGCGAACCCTAAGTCTGACCAACTCAAACATCGCGGCCGGTTGTGTGCCCGTCTATCAGGCGGCTAAAGAAGCCGCTGAAAAAAGAGGATTGATGGTTAATATGACCTCCGACGATCTGTTTGAAGTAATTGAAAAGCAATGCCAAGCCGGCATGGATTTCATGGCTGTGCATAGTGCGCTCAATATGGATTTACTCAAAATCTTAAAGAAAACCGGTCGTGTTGCCGATGTTGTCAGCCGCGGCGGCTCATTACTAACTGGATGGATGTTCCATAACGATAAAGAAAATCCCCTTTATGCCGAATTTGATCGACTTCTGGAAATTCTTAAAGCTACCGATACAGTGCTCAGTATCGGCGATGCCATTCGCCCCGGGGCTAATGCCGATTCGCTGGATCAGGCCCACCTGCGAGGCCTCATGGTTGCCGGTGAATTAACCAAACGTGCTCTGGAAGCTGGCGTTCAGGTCATGGTAGAAGGACCGGGCCATGTGCCACTAAACCACATTCCCACGGCGATGCTACTCCAAAAACGCCTTTGCTTTGAAGTTCCTTATTATATCCTTGGTTTCCTGGCCACTGATGTAGCACCTGGTTACGATAATATCTCCGGCTCTATCGGTGGCGCATTTGCCGGCATGCATGGTGCTGATTTCTTATGTTATCTGACCCCGGCTGAACATTTAGGTCTTCCCAATGAAGAAGATGTCCGCATTGGGGTTGAAACAACCCGCATTGCCGCTAATGCCGCTAATGTCTTAAAACGTGGTGGCTTTGCCTGGAACCGCGATTTGGCCATGTCTAAAGCACGGGTTGCCAGAAATCAGGAAGATCAGGTGAAAAACGCCATTAATCAGGCTAATCTGGTCGCCGCTTTCGCGGCTCAAAAACCGTCTCACGGTTGTTCAGTTTGCCAGGACAGTAAATGCCCGGCCGATGTTGCCGCTGAGTTTTTCGGTTTATCCTAA
- the thiC gene encoding phosphomethylpyrimidine synthase ThiC: MTILEKARAGELTAEMIYVAQKEGIDPEIIRAGVASGEIVILKSWRQNINPVAVGKGLFTKVSASVGMYENDDTIDSEMAKIAMAIKAKTDTLMDLSVRGPIDQMRETVLKTVDRPVGTLPLYQTLAYAQEKYGTALDMTPDDMFEMMEKHAAEGVSFLALHCGTTMDVINRAKEEGRIDPLVSYGGSHLIGWMVHNHCENPFFSQYDRVLEICKKYDVVLSFADGMRPGCIADSLDGAQVHELVILGGLVKKARAAGVQVMVKGPGHVPLDQIQTTVQLQKQLCGGAPYFVFGCLPTDSGAGMDHVTGAIGGAIASYYGADFLCYVTPAEHIGMPNAEDVYTGVMASRIAAHAGDVGKGHPAAIAWDHEMSVARRELNWKKQMQLAIDTETATKVWKDRSTNFSSECSMCGDFCAMKIVGKYLRD, translated from the coding sequence ATGACAATTTTAGAAAAAGCCCGAGCCGGTGAGCTCACTGCGGAAATGATTTATGTGGCCCAAAAAGAAGGGATCGACCCTGAGATTATTCGTGCTGGAGTTGCGAGCGGTGAGATTGTTATTCTCAAAAGCTGGCGTCAAAACATCAACCCTGTTGCCGTCGGAAAAGGCCTGTTTACGAAGGTCTCTGCCAGTGTTGGGATGTATGAAAACGATGATACCATTGACAGCGAAATGGCCAAAATTGCGATGGCGATAAAAGCTAAAACGGATACTCTGATGGATTTAAGTGTTCGTGGTCCGATTGACCAAATGCGGGAAACAGTGCTTAAAACAGTCGATCGTCCGGTTGGCACCCTGCCGCTCTACCAAACATTAGCTTATGCCCAGGAAAAATATGGCACCGCTTTAGATATGACTCCCGATGATATGTTTGAAATGATGGAAAAACATGCTGCCGAAGGGGTCAGCTTTTTAGCACTCCATTGCGGTACCACCATGGATGTTATCAACCGGGCCAAAGAAGAAGGTCGGATCGATCCCTTGGTCAGTTATGGCGGTTCGCACCTGATTGGCTGGATGGTTCACAACCACTGTGAAAACCCTTTTTTCAGCCAATATGATCGGGTCCTGGAAATTTGCAAAAAATATGATGTTGTTTTAAGTTTTGCCGATGGCATGCGTCCCGGCTGTATTGCTGATTCATTAGATGGCGCGCAGGTTCATGAACTGGTGATTTTAGGCGGCCTGGTAAAAAAAGCCCGTGCTGCCGGCGTTCAGGTGATGGTCAAAGGTCCCGGACATGTACCCCTGGATCAAATCCAGACCACGGTACAATTACAGAAACAATTATGCGGCGGTGCTCCTTATTTCGTTTTTGGTTGTCTGCCAACCGATTCCGGTGCCGGAATGGATCATGTGACTGGTGCCATCGGTGGTGCCATCGCTTCTTATTACGGTGCCGACTTCCTTTGTTATGTTACTCCGGCTGAACACATTGGCATGCCAAATGCTGAGGATGTCTACACCGGGGTTATGGCAAGTCGTATTGCCGCCCATGCCGGTGATGTCGGAAAAGGCCATCCCGCTGCCATCGCCTGGGATCATGAAATGTCCGTCGCCCGACGAGAATTAAACTGGAAAAAACAAATGCAACTGGCCATCGATACTGAAACGGCTACCAAAGTGTGGAAAGACCGCAGCACCAACTTTTCTTCTGAATGCAGTATGTGCGGCGATTTTTGTGCCATGAAAATTGTTGGCAAATATTTACGAGATTAA
- a CDS encoding GTP-binding protein yields MKLITVAGPPSSGKTSVILKLIDWIEKPKGSIGVVKFDCLTSFDDIRYREAEIPVETGFSGKICPDHFFVSNIEDAVQWGLQSEFEMLITESAGLCNRCSPYIKGILSICVIDNLAGVNTPRKIGPMLKFADIVVVTKGDIVSQAEREVFAFNIRQVNISAKVIFINGITGQGSFLLAKYIEKTVEIDTLRDMKLRFTTPAAVCSYCTGETTIGESYQMGMMKKMEFKKNEDRRFNNPA; encoded by the coding sequence ATGAAACTTATCACTGTTGCTGGACCCCCCTCATCAGGCAAGACATCCGTTATTTTGAAACTTATTGATTGGATCGAGAAACCAAAAGGTAGTATCGGGGTGGTAAAATTTGATTGTTTGACGTCATTTGATGACATTCGTTATCGTGAGGCAGAAATTCCGGTGGAGACAGGGTTTTCAGGAAAAATATGTCCAGATCATTTTTTCGTCAGCAATATCGAAGATGCCGTGCAATGGGGATTGCAGTCAGAGTTTGAGATGTTAATCACCGAAAGTGCCGGTCTTTGTAATCGCTGTTCGCCATATATCAAAGGAATTTTATCAATCTGTGTTATTGATAATTTGGCGGGGGTGAATACGCCGCGAAAAATCGGCCCGATGTTGAAATTTGCCGATATTGTTGTTGTAACAAAAGGAGATATTGTTTCGCAAGCGGAAAGAGAAGTGTTCGCTTTTAATATCCGTCAGGTAAATATTTCCGCCAAAGTTATCTTTATCAACGGAATAACCGGACAAGGATCATTTTTACTGGCAAAATATATTGAAAAAACCGTTGAAATTGATACGTTGCGGGATATGAAATTACGTTTTACGACGCCTGCGGCCGTTTGCTCTTATTGTACCGGGGAAACAACAATTGGGGAAAGTTATCAAATGGGAATGATGAAAAAAATGGAGTTTAAGAAAAATGAAGATAGAAGATTTAATAATCCTGCTTGA
- a CDS encoding ATP-binding cassette domain-containing protein translates to MKIEDLIILLDSQNLNKVIEDYPITADFLANYRLNAISKDQPIKAALVEVEEEMLEEFGLDRYDLTQQLALFLSAFSQSETAINQVSSITINGGWNKFKESENISLTVYAGEIISIVGPTGSGKSRLLNDIECLAQKDTPTRRQILVNGEAVDEIGRFEMVAQLSQNMNFVMDLTVREFLEMHAKCRLLPDINTVVEKSFECANQLAGERFSEATKVTQLSGGQSRALMIADTAFMSDSPIVLIDEIENAGIDRKQALLILSKREKIIFISTHDPLLALSANKRIVIKNGGIAQIIVTTDEEKNNLEAIEKVDNALQKLRNSLRQGELITEELLIG, encoded by the coding sequence ATGAAGATAGAAGATTTAATAATCCTGCTTGACAGTCAAAATCTTAATAAAGTGATTGAAGATTATCCGATTACTGCCGATTTTCTGGCAAATTATCGGTTGAATGCAATTTCAAAAGATCAACCAATTAAAGCGGCCTTAGTCGAAGTTGAAGAAGAGATGCTGGAAGAATTTGGCTTGGATCGATATGACCTGACCCAGCAATTAGCACTTTTCCTCAGTGCTTTTTCACAATCGGAAACCGCGATTAATCAGGTTTCGTCAATTACCATTAACGGCGGCTGGAATAAATTTAAAGAGTCTGAAAATATTAGTTTAACTGTTTATGCCGGAGAAATAATTAGTATTGTTGGTCCTACCGGATCAGGGAAAAGTCGTTTATTAAATGATATCGAATGTCTGGCCCAAAAAGACACGCCGACGCGTCGGCAAATATTGGTTAATGGTGAAGCGGTTGACGAGATCGGGCGATTTGAAATGGTTGCACAATTATCACAAAATATGAATTTCGTGATGGATTTAACCGTGCGGGAATTTTTAGAGATGCACGCAAAATGCCGTTTGTTACCAGACATCAACACCGTAGTTGAAAAATCTTTTGAGTGCGCCAATCAATTAGCCGGGGAACGTTTTTCGGAAGCGACTAAAGTGACGCAATTAAGCGGGGGGCAATCACGGGCCTTGATGATTGCCGATACCGCCTTTATGAGCGATTCGCCAATTGTTTTAATTGATGAAATAGAAAATGCCGGCATTGATCGGAAACAGGCGTTATTGATCTTATCAAAACGCGAAAAAATTATTTTTATTTCAACCCATGATCCATTATTGGCTTTAAGTGCCAATAAACGAATTGTGATTAAAAATGGTGGGATCGCTCAAATAATCGTTACAACGGATGAGGAAAAAAATAACCTTGAGGCGATAGAAAAGGTTGATAATGCTCTCCAAAAACTGCGAAATTCGCTGCGACAGGGCGAATTAATAACCGAAGAATTGCTAATCGGATAA
- a CDS encoding Rossmann-like domain-containing protein: MWEIYDALINGIPENLKVDELVCGKKRTYLRSGNGAGIAASRPYETRMPLLIKDMIGLPLREVAGCIKSWNFVEAAVGVAAVNAYYNNPQVARANGVEFSDKPRVEDRRYDPFIMSQNQVKGKKVAVIGHFPYIEKLLAPVCDFSIIEWTPENGDFPMPASEYILPECDYVYITCAAVVDKTLPRFLELSKNARGITIVGPGTPLAPVLFDYGVDDLSGFIIKDQQRAFKIASGAENIKINVTGQKVAFKKEIR; encoded by the coding sequence ATGTGGGAAATATATGATGCTTTAATCAATGGAATACCGGAAAATTTAAAAGTTGATGAATTGGTTTGTGGCAAAAAACGAACTTATCTTCGAAGTGGAAATGGCGCCGGGATTGCGGCCTCTCGACCTTATGAAACAAGAATGCCGTTACTGATAAAAGACATGATTGGATTGCCATTACGAGAGGTAGCCGGTTGTATAAAATCGTGGAATTTTGTTGAAGCGGCCGTTGGCGTGGCGGCGGTTAATGCTTATTACAATAACCCCCAGGTGGCGCGGGCCAACGGTGTAGAGTTTTCCGATAAACCCCGTGTTGAAGACCGCCGTTATGATCCCTTTATTATGTCACAAAACCAAGTTAAAGGCAAAAAAGTAGCGGTTATTGGACATTTCCCATACATTGAAAAATTACTGGCACCGGTTTGTGATTTTTCAATTATCGAATGGACACCGGAGAATGGCGATTTTCCGATGCCGGCCAGTGAATATATCTTACCGGAATGTGATTATGTCTATATAACCTGTGCCGCTGTTGTTGATAAGACCTTACCGAGATTTTTGGAACTTTCGAAAAATGCCCGTGGAATCACTATCGTGGGGCCGGGAACACCGCTGGCACCAGTGCTTTTTGATTATGGCGTTGACGATTTATCGGGCTTTATTATTAAAGATCAGCAACGGGCATTTAAAATTGCATCAGGAGCCGAAAATATAAAGATCAATGTCACGGGACAAAAGGTGGCATTTAAAAAGGAGATAAGGTGA
- a CDS encoding methyltransferase domain-containing protein, producing MNFNWNSKTIKWYQDANKHSGFFKKIADLITPGLAGCSTFCDMGCGLGLVDLELSKKIEQITCVDINKEAIRELEKNIKQQKIKNIQTRLISCDNIHDNWDVIYLSFFSSNQIEKFLPSCQKLFAIVDKKNENKPYLEKYRAFHRNTYDKVEQQLNEKKIPYSVTEVSLEFGQPLVSVEDARNYIQTNYADVSDTDLNQFLAHHLIKTKNKDYPYYIKKNKAIGIFEVKGERQ from the coding sequence ATGAATTTTAATTGGAACAGTAAAACCATTAAATGGTATCAGGATGCAAATAAACATTCAGGTTTTTTTAAAAAGATTGCCGATTTAATCACCCCGGGACTTGCCGGTTGTTCAACTTTTTGTGATATGGGCTGTGGGCTGGGATTAGTGGATTTAGAGTTAAGCAAAAAAATTGAACAGATTACCTGTGTCGATATCAATAAAGAAGCAATCAGGGAATTGGAAAAAAACATCAAACAACAAAAAATTAAAAACATTCAGACCCGCCTGATTAGCTGTGATAACATTCATGACAATTGGGATGTTATTTATCTCAGCTTTTTTAGCAGCAACCAAATTGAAAAGTTTTTGCCGTCTTGTCAAAAGCTTTTTGCCATTGTTGATAAAAAAAACGAAAACAAACCTTATCTTGAAAAATATCGGGCTTTTCATCGGAATACTTATGATAAAGTTGAACAACAATTAAATGAAAAGAAAATACCATATTCAGTCACGGAAGTATCTTTAGAATTTGGACAACCACTGGTATCGGTGGAGGATGCCAGAAATTATATTCAGACAAATTATGCAGATGTCAGCGATACGGATCTCAATCAATTTTTAGCGCATCATCTTATCAAAACGAAAAATAAAGATTATCCCTATTATATTAAAAAAAATAAAGCGATCGGAATTTTTGAAGTAAAAGGAGAACGACAATAA
- a CDS encoding nucleoside-triphosphatase → MHVFLTGEIQVGKTTVIAKTIQGLKMSYGGFKTYFGKDRECDDRFLYLNSVLEPNNIDDQNRIVEFRKDQFPLVSTQKFDSDGVRLIKEARSHADLIVMDECGNLENEAIAFQDEILAALDQDKPILGVIKLASSGWTDLIRNHKNVTLITVTKENREQLPEILVRHFSKKN, encoded by the coding sequence ATGCATGTTTTTTTGACCGGTGAAATACAAGTGGGTAAAACCACGGTTATTGCCAAAACAATACAGGGTTTAAAGATGAGTTACGGTGGTTTTAAAACTTACTTTGGAAAAGACCGCGAGTGTGACGATCGTTTTCTTTATTTAAATTCAGTGCTGGAACCCAATAATATTGATGATCAAAATAGAATTGTAGAATTTAGAAAAGATCAATTTCCCTTGGTTTCAACCCAAAAATTTGATAGTGACGGGGTTCGGTTAATAAAAGAAGCCAGGAGTCATGCTGATTTGATTGTTATGGATGAATGTGGAAATCTGGAAAATGAAGCGATTGCTTTTCAAGATGAAATATTAGCAGCGTTGGATCAGGACAAACCGATTTTAGGGGTAATAAAATTAGCCAGCAGTGGTTGGACCGATTTAATTCGTAATCATAAAAATGTTACGCTGATCACGGTGACAAAAGAAAATCGCGAGCAGTTGCCGGAAATATTAGTGCGTCATTTTAGTAAAAAAAATTAG